From Granulicella sp. WH15, the proteins below share one genomic window:
- a CDS encoding DUF885 domain-containing protein: MTSVRFTLPTASMRRALTTGLLALCISSPVLAQTASVQERSAALSSLFKEMWEDQLKHSPEFASSIGDRRWNDQLSDLSPRAFNDQLSRNRAFLTRLAAIDTTGLSDQEKLSVELMERSIAEEEESARFKEWEMPVNQFHGIHTDLPGMVDSLPFDTAKDYDDYIARLHKIPTQIRQTTENMMLGIDEHRTQPAFLLEKVLDQVNNLASQKPADSAFALPLKKFPKTVSAAEQKRITESMLAAIEDDVLPAYARFGRFMKAQAIPAGRKDPGVGALPDGDAYYAFLVRQSTTLNKTPAEIHQIGVDEVKRDEAEMLVIAKKLGFSDLKTLSASIKTNPKLHPTSGEALLDLYRHYEGQMQPRLPELFGRLPKAPLEVVEMPKYIQSGQAAAWYAEGTPDGSRPGRININTYEFATRSLAAAEAVAYHEGIPGHHLQISIAQEVTGLPEFRKYLGYTAFVEGWALYSERLGKEIGFYQDPYSDYGRLEGDIWRAIRLVVDTGVHSQHWTRQQMVDYFHDHSAIDETNVQAEVDRYIAWPGQALGYKMGQLKILELRARAKQALGTNFDLKAFHDFVIDSGALPMDVLDTRADAWIKSQTKK, from the coding sequence ATGACGTCTGTTCGATTCACCCTCCCCACCGCATCCATGAGGCGCGCCCTCACCACCGGTCTTCTCGCCCTCTGCATCTCCAGCCCCGTGCTTGCCCAAACCGCCTCCGTGCAGGAGCGCAGCGCCGCCCTCTCCAGCCTCTTCAAGGAGATGTGGGAGGACCAGCTCAAGCACTCGCCCGAGTTCGCCTCCTCCATCGGCGACCGCCGCTGGAACGACCAGCTCTCCGACCTCTCGCCCCGCGCCTTCAACGACCAGCTCTCGCGCAACCGCGCCTTCCTCACCCGGCTCGCCGCCATCGACACCACTGGCCTCTCCGACCAGGAGAAGCTCTCGGTCGAGCTGATGGAGCGCTCTATCGCCGAAGAAGAAGAGAGCGCCCGCTTCAAGGAGTGGGAGATGCCCGTCAACCAGTTCCACGGCATCCACACCGACCTGCCCGGCATGGTCGACTCCCTCCCCTTCGATACCGCCAAGGACTACGACGACTACATCGCCCGCCTGCACAAGATCCCCACCCAGATCCGCCAGACGACCGAGAACATGATGCTCGGCATCGACGAGCACCGAACCCAGCCCGCCTTCCTGCTGGAAAAAGTTCTCGATCAGGTCAACAATCTGGCCAGCCAGAAGCCCGCCGACAGCGCCTTCGCCCTGCCGCTCAAGAAGTTCCCCAAGACCGTCTCCGCCGCCGAGCAGAAGCGCATCACCGAGTCCATGCTGGCCGCCATCGAGGATGACGTTCTGCCCGCCTACGCCCGCTTCGGCCGCTTTATGAAGGCGCAGGCCATCCCCGCCGGACGCAAGGACCCCGGCGTCGGCGCGCTGCCCGACGGCGACGCCTACTACGCCTTCCTTGTCCGCCAGAGCACCACGCTGAACAAGACGCCCGCCGAGATTCACCAGATCGGCGTGGACGAGGTGAAGCGCGACGAGGCCGAGATGCTCGTCATCGCCAAGAAGCTCGGCTTCTCCGACCTCAAGACCCTCTCGGCGTCGATCAAGACCAACCCCAAGCTGCACCCCACCTCCGGCGAGGCCCTGCTCGACCTCTACCGCCACTACGAGGGCCAGATGCAGCCGCGCCTGCCCGAGCTGTTCGGTCGCTTGCCCAAGGCTCCTCTCGAGGTCGTAGAGATGCCCAAGTACATCCAGAGCGGGCAGGCCGCCGCCTGGTACGCAGAGGGCACGCCCGACGGCAGCCGTCCGGGCCGCATCAACATCAACACCTACGAGTTCGCCACGCGCTCGCTGGCCGCAGCCGAGGCCGTCGCCTACCACGAGGGCATCCCCGGCCATCACCTTCAAATCTCCATCGCGCAGGAGGTCACCGGCCTGCCCGAGTTCCGCAAGTACCTCGGCTACACGGCCTTTGTCGAGGGCTGGGCGCTCTACTCCGAGCGGCTGGGCAAGGAGATCGGCTTCTACCAGGACCCGTACAGCGACTATGGCCGTCTTGAGGGCGATATCTGGCGCGCCATCCGGCTGGTGGTCGATACCGGCGTCCACTCGCAGCACTGGACCCGCCAGCAGATGGTCGATTACTTCCACGACCACTCAGCCATCGACGAGACCAACGTGCAGGCCGAGGTGGACCGCTACATCGCGTGGCCGGGACAGGCTCTCGGCTACAAGATGGGCCAGCTAAAAATCCTTGAGCTGCGTGCCCGCGCCAAACAGGCCCTCGGAACCAACTTCGACCTCAAGGCCTTCCATGACTTCGTCATCGACTCCGGCGCACTGCCGATGGACGTCCTCGACACCCGCGCCGACGCCTGGATCAAGTCCCAGACCAAGAAGTAA
- a CDS encoding sigma 54-interacting transcriptional regulator, with translation MSTSPRDLRESPYVLRGPASAGLLPLVGESPGARQLRQQIQRIAPYYRRALIMGEPGTGKEQVARRLHALSPSASAAFVACSATHLAENGSALEAARQGTLFVEDVGSLSLPLQDSLMRCLLDLERRVRSRQAETRLIAASHSDLKRLTATGRFRQDLHNCISVVELRLQPLRERPEDLEAILDLCLSLTPPQLALAPAARARLRSYNWPGNLRELEETVSAAATKAAESGAPFIDVEHLPELSESVPPSIQPSEPPPVDRLDDVMRRHVMEVLSRCAGNKLKAAELLGISRSTLYRMLDGS, from the coding sequence ATGTCGACCTCTCCTCGCGATCTCCGGGAATCCCCTTACGTCCTCCGCGGCCCCGCCTCCGCCGGTCTGCTCCCCCTGGTGGGCGAGAGCCCTGGAGCACGGCAGCTTCGCCAACAGATCCAGCGCATCGCCCCGTACTATCGCCGCGCCCTCATCATGGGCGAGCCGGGCACCGGCAAGGAGCAGGTGGCCCGCAGGCTCCACGCCCTCAGCCCCAGCGCTTCGGCAGCCTTCGTTGCCTGCTCCGCCACCCACCTGGCCGAGAACGGCAGCGCGCTCGAAGCCGCCCGCCAGGGCACCCTCTTCGTCGAAGACGTCGGCAGCCTCTCGCTCCCCTTGCAGGACAGCCTGATGCGCTGCCTGCTCGATCTCGAGCGCCGGGTGCGGTCCCGGCAGGCCGAGACGCGCCTCATCGCCGCCAGCCACTCCGACCTGAAGCGCCTGACGGCCACCGGACGGTTTCGCCAAGACCTCCATAACTGCATCTCGGTCGTAGAGCTGCGGCTACAGCCCCTGCGCGAGCGGCCCGAAGACCTTGAGGCGATCCTCGACCTCTGCCTGAGCCTCACTCCCCCCCAGTTAGCTCTAGCCCCTGCCGCCCGTGCTCGCCTCAGATCCTACAACTGGCCGGGCAACCTACGAGAGCTGGAGGAGACAGTCTCAGCCGCCGCCACCAAAGCCGCTGAGAGCGGAGCCCCCTTCATCGACGTCGAGCATCTGCCGGAGCTGAGCGAGAGCGTCCCCCCCTCTATCCAGCCCAGCGAGCCGCCGCCCGTGGACCGGCTCGACGACGTGATGCGACGTCATGTGATGGAGGTGCTCTCACGCTGCGCGGGCAACAAGCTTAAGGCAGCCGAACTGCTCGGCATCAGCCGCTCCACCCTCTACCGGATGCTCGACGGCTCTTAG
- the ppk1 gene encoding polyphosphate kinase 1, whose translation MSAKESLVEDGKKTSPAKNAKNATKAPAKIVSKTAPKTKAKKAKPEPEVEALFFSRDESWLRFNQRVLEEAQDPSNPLLERVKFLAITASNLDEFVEIRVAGMLQRIEDGFNQPQLPDEGGLTTQERLDVLSKRMAVFVSDQYRCWNKQLLPALAESGVRVLTWSQLDDEARAHALEFYENEVDPLLTPVTIDPSHPFPRVLNKALCLGLLLRYKRRDSLGNKSGTVLGVVTVPRSLPRLIALPSANQTADFIFLHELIESQVESMYRGYEVLNKTAFRVTRNSNLYMQEEESRSVLESVRAELHNRRKGDAVRLEIDSPANEEIIERLRTNFELEPWQVFRTNGPVNLSRLMALASEVDRPELKYTPFKGKRHLLPADSDSEGIFAELRQHDVMLHHPFDSYETVVDFVEAGANDAQVITMKQTLYRTSKDSPIFRALIEAGQTKDVTVVVELMARFDEDSNIRWARELEDAGVQVFHGIYGLKTHCKLALLVRRDPDGVIRRYAHLGTGNYNPVTARFYTDISLLTSRPEITRAVQAVFNYLTAEAEGDVYKPLLVAPLTLADSIIELIRRETAHARAGKPARIVAKMNALLDRKTVEAMYEASQAGVQIDLIVRGMCSLRPGVEGLSENIRVRSIVGRYLEHSRIFDFENGGSPEIFCGSADWMPRNLYERCEVLFPVADPKLAKRLREEILGSYLKDNAKARILLPDGEYVAAPLGTERFSAQDYFMSLVSE comes from the coding sequence ATGAGCGCAAAGGAATCTCTCGTGGAAGACGGCAAGAAGACCTCCCCGGCCAAGAACGCTAAGAACGCCACCAAAGCCCCCGCCAAGATCGTATCCAAGACCGCGCCCAAGACCAAGGCGAAGAAGGCCAAGCCCGAGCCTGAGGTCGAAGCTCTCTTCTTCAGCCGCGACGAGAGCTGGCTCCGCTTCAACCAGCGCGTCCTCGAAGAGGCGCAGGACCCGTCCAATCCCCTGCTCGAGCGCGTCAAGTTCCTCGCCATCACCGCCAGCAACCTCGACGAGTTCGTCGAGATCCGCGTCGCCGGAATGTTGCAGCGCATCGAGGACGGCTTCAACCAGCCGCAGCTTCCCGACGAGGGCGGCCTCACCACCCAGGAGCGGCTCGACGTCCTCTCCAAGCGCATGGCCGTCTTCGTCTCCGACCAGTACCGCTGCTGGAACAAGCAGCTCCTACCCGCGCTCGCCGAATCCGGCGTCCGCGTCCTCACCTGGAGCCAGCTCGACGACGAAGCCCGCGCCCACGCCCTCGAGTTCTACGAGAACGAGGTTGATCCGCTGCTCACGCCGGTCACCATCGACCCCTCGCACCCCTTTCCGCGCGTGCTCAACAAGGCCCTCTGCCTTGGCCTGCTGCTCCGCTACAAGCGCCGCGACTCGCTCGGTAACAAGTCCGGCACGGTCCTCGGCGTGGTCACCGTGCCGCGCAGCCTGCCGCGCCTCATCGCCCTGCCTAGCGCCAATCAGACCGCTGACTTCATCTTCCTGCACGAGCTGATCGAGTCGCAGGTCGAGTCCATGTACCGCGGCTACGAGGTGCTCAATAAGACCGCCTTCCGCGTCACCCGCAACAGCAACCTCTACATGCAGGAAGAGGAGTCGCGCTCTGTGCTCGAGAGCGTCCGCGCCGAGCTGCATAACCGCCGCAAGGGCGACGCTGTGCGCCTCGAAATCGACAGCCCTGCCAACGAAGAGATCATCGAGCGTCTGCGCACCAACTTCGAGCTGGAGCCCTGGCAGGTCTTCCGCACCAACGGCCCGGTCAACCTCTCGCGCCTGATGGCACTGGCCTCCGAGGTCGATCGGCCCGAGCTGAAGTACACGCCCTTCAAGGGCAAGCGCCACCTGCTCCCCGCCGACAGCGACTCCGAAGGCATCTTCGCCGAGCTGCGCCAGCACGACGTCATGCTTCACCACCCCTTCGACAGCTACGAGACCGTCGTCGATTTCGTGGAGGCCGGCGCGAACGACGCGCAGGTCATCACCATGAAGCAGACGCTCTACCGCACCAGCAAGGACTCGCCCATCTTCCGCGCGCTCATCGAGGCCGGACAGACCAAGGACGTCACCGTCGTGGTCGAGCTGATGGCCCGCTTCGACGAGGACTCCAACATTCGCTGGGCACGCGAGCTGGAGGACGCTGGCGTCCAGGTCTTCCACGGCATCTACGGCCTCAAGACGCATTGCAAGCTGGCCCTGCTGGTCCGGCGCGACCCCGACGGCGTCATCCGCCGCTACGCCCACCTCGGCACCGGCAACTACAACCCCGTCACGGCGCGCTTCTACACCGACATCAGCCTGCTCACCTCGCGGCCCGAGATCACCCGCGCCGTCCAGGCCGTCTTCAACTACCTGACCGCCGAAGCCGAGGGTGACGTCTACAAGCCGCTGCTGGTCGCGCCGCTTACCCTGGCAGACTCCATCATCGAGCTTATCCGCCGCGAGACCGCACACGCCCGCGCAGGCAAACCTGCACGCATCGTCGCCAAGATGAACGCGCTGCTGGACCGCAAGACGGTCGAGGCCATGTACGAGGCCAGCCAGGCCGGGGTCCAGATCGACCTCATCGTGCGCGGCATGTGCTCGCTCCGCCCCGGAGTCGAAGGCCTCAGCGAGAACATCCGCGTCCGCTCCATCGTGGGCCGTTACCTCGAGCACAGCCGCATCTTCGACTTCGAGAACGGCGGCTCGCCGGAGATCTTCTGCGGCAGCGCCGACTGGATGCCGCGCAACCTCTACGAGCGCTGCGAGGTGCTCTTCCCTGTCGCCGATCCCAAGCTGGCGAAGCGCCTGCGCGAAGAGATCCTCGGCTCCTACCTGAAGGACAACGCCAAGGCGCGCATCCTGCTGCCGGACGGCGAGTATGTAGCCGCCCCGCTCGGCACGGAACGCTTCAGCGCCCAGGACTACTTCATGTCCCTGGTCTCCGAATAA
- a CDS encoding BrxA/BrxB family bacilliredoxin produces the protein MYPEIMVIPMREELTRAGVAEARTAADVDAAIAQPGTTMLVVNSICGCAAGKMRPGVRLAMQHGTKPDHAVTVFAGQDRDATERARSYFAGHPPTSPAIAILRDGQLVYLMQRSAIETSTAPAIAQELARAFDAYCAPANA, from the coding sequence ATGTATCCAGAGATTATGGTGATTCCAATGCGCGAGGAGCTTACCCGCGCAGGCGTGGCAGAGGCCCGCACAGCGGCAGACGTAGACGCGGCTATCGCGCAGCCCGGCACGACGATGCTGGTCGTCAACTCGATCTGCGGCTGCGCCGCCGGTAAGATGCGCCCCGGCGTCCGCCTGGCCATGCAGCACGGCACCAAGCCCGATCACGCCGTCACTGTCTTCGCCGGACAGGACCGCGACGCGACCGAGCGTGCCCGCAGCTACTTCGCCGGACACCCGCCGACCTCGCCCGCCATCGCCATCCTGCGCGACGGCCAGTTGGTCTACCTGATGCAGCGCTCGGCCATCGAGACCTCGACCGCCCCGGCGATCGCCCAGGAGCTGGCCCGCGCCTTCGACGCCTACTGCGCCCCGGCCAACGCCTAA
- a CDS encoding M48 family metallopeptidase — protein sequence MRSFVPLGLAAVLALPAAAQTSTPKGPPSTPIQTPTSASSTPPPPAVSTTPAQGSSDSKAATATTSTKAEDKKPDEKKADEKKPVDTAKAKTDSIPSPGEALDPHIKAGSEDDVNSIGTRSIGGRGLGNWYSTDWELRVGKQYSMEIEKSAHMVTDPVIVEYVNRVGQNLVKNSDAKVPFTIKVIDSDEVNAMALPGGFFYVNSGLILACDEEAELAGVMAHEISHVVAHHAAREMTKMNYAQIGSIPLLIMTQGSWTGYGIYEASQLAVPMAFLKFSRVNETEADYLGVQYMYRAGYDPQSFITLFEKLDALEKHKPGTLAKAFSDHPQTPDRIAHSEDEIATILPAKPDYIVTTSEFDDVKSRLARLENKRKLNDKKDGSKPTLRRAGGSNSDPNSTNNPANSTDDRPTLGRRNLAGQ from the coding sequence ATGCGATCCTTCGTGCCGCTCGGCCTCGCCGCAGTGCTCGCTCTCCCCGCAGCTGCCCAGACCTCAACTCCGAAGGGGCCGCCGTCGACTCCAATTCAGACGCCAACCTCGGCTTCTTCGACTCCTCCGCCTCCTGCGGTCAGCACTACTCCTGCCCAGGGCAGCTCTGATAGCAAGGCTGCTACTGCCACTACTTCGACCAAGGCGGAGGATAAGAAGCCTGACGAGAAGAAGGCCGATGAAAAGAAGCCGGTGGATACGGCGAAGGCTAAAACCGACTCGATTCCGTCGCCCGGCGAGGCGCTCGATCCGCACATCAAGGCCGGGAGCGAGGACGATGTGAACTCCATCGGGACGCGGAGCATTGGCGGCCGCGGGCTGGGGAACTGGTACTCGACCGACTGGGAGCTGCGCGTGGGCAAGCAGTACTCCATGGAGATCGAGAAGTCGGCGCACATGGTGACTGACCCGGTGATTGTGGAGTATGTGAACCGGGTGGGGCAGAATCTGGTCAAGAACTCGGACGCGAAGGTGCCGTTCACGATCAAGGTAATCGACTCCGACGAGGTGAACGCGATGGCGCTGCCGGGAGGGTTCTTTTATGTGAACTCCGGGCTGATCCTGGCGTGCGACGAAGAGGCGGAGCTGGCCGGGGTGATGGCTCACGAGATCTCGCACGTGGTGGCGCACCACGCGGCGCGAGAGATGACGAAGATGAACTACGCGCAGATTGGGTCGATTCCGCTGCTGATTATGACGCAGGGGAGCTGGACCGGGTACGGCATCTACGAGGCTTCGCAGTTGGCGGTGCCGATGGCGTTTCTGAAGTTTTCGCGCGTGAACGAGACCGAGGCGGACTACCTGGGGGTGCAGTATATGTACCGCGCGGGGTACGATCCGCAGTCGTTTATTACGCTGTTCGAAAAGCTGGACGCGCTCGAGAAACATAAGCCGGGGACGCTGGCGAAGGCGTTCTCCGACCATCCTCAGACGCCGGACCGGATCGCCCATTCGGAGGATGAGATTGCGACGATCCTGCCCGCGAAGCCGGATTACATCGTCACTACGAGCGAGTTCGACGATGTGAAGTCGCGGCTGGCGCGGCTCGAGAACAAGCGCAAGCTGAACGACAAAAAAGACGGCAGCAAGCCGACGTTGCGGCGCGCGGGGGGAAGCAACAGCGATCCCAACTCAACGAACAACCCGGCCAACTCGACCGACGACCGGCCTACGCTGGGGCGGCGGAATCTTGCGGGGCAATAG
- a CDS encoding PspC domain-containing protein, which yields MYCSHCGKQVVPDSNFCSHCGAAIGRRQESFQQQARLTRPRHPRMIAGVCAGIALHFGWDLTLVRILTVVIALMTSGCGLLAYLGAWVLMPEAPYELTDGTSHQQGVAA from the coding sequence ATGTATTGCTCTCATTGCGGAAAACAGGTTGTTCCGGACTCGAACTTCTGCTCTCACTGCGGCGCGGCGATCGGCCGTCGGCAGGAGAGCTTCCAGCAACAGGCCCGCCTGACGCGGCCGCGGCATCCGAGGATGATCGCCGGGGTCTGCGCGGGGATCGCGCTGCACTTCGGCTGGGACCTGACGCTGGTGCGGATCTTGACGGTTGTAATTGCGCTGATGACCTCAGGCTGCGGTCTGCTGGCTTACCTGGGTGCTTGGGTGCTGATGCCCGAGGCTCCGTATGAACTAACCGATGGCACGAGCCATCAGCAGGGTGTTGCCGCTTGA
- a CDS encoding COX15/CtaA family protein, with protein sequence MATAAPLTLQPASRAPERFAWAVVWYNVLVILWGALVRATGSGAGCGNHWPLCNGQVIPVSPTIHTVIEFTHRMMVSGSIYAMIGLIVWTFRASIKGSAARVFAVISTVLLVNEAILGALLVKLGYVTGNQSLGRIVMLSVHLSNTLLLVAALTMTAVMLGTRQQWATLKARGLDRTLSIIGLTATLIVGVSGSLAALGDTLFPASSLRAAFAQDLSANSPWLLRLRGIHPLSAFVATAFVLWLLARARRESRSTKWILGLLALQIILGFLDVVLLAPTWLQVVHLLGADLFWVALVVLCAQVVWPDDAPQLRTI encoded by the coding sequence ATGGCGACCGCGGCACCTCTCACCCTCCAGCCCGCCTCTCGAGCACCCGAGCGCTTTGCCTGGGCGGTCGTCTGGTACAACGTTCTCGTCATCCTGTGGGGCGCGCTGGTCCGCGCCACCGGCTCCGGGGCTGGCTGCGGCAACCACTGGCCGCTCTGCAACGGCCAGGTCATCCCCGTCTCGCCGACCATCCACACCGTCATCGAGTTCACCCACCGCATGATGGTCTCCGGCTCCATCTACGCCATGATCGGCCTGATCGTCTGGACCTTCCGGGCCAGCATCAAAGGCTCCGCCGCCCGCGTCTTCGCGGTTATCTCCACGGTTCTGCTGGTCAACGAAGCTATCCTCGGCGCGCTGCTGGTCAAGCTCGGCTACGTCACCGGCAACCAGTCCCTGGGCCGCATCGTCATGCTCTCGGTCCACCTCAGCAACACGCTGTTGCTGGTCGCCGCGCTCACCATGACAGCCGTGATGCTCGGCACCCGCCAACAGTGGGCCACGCTCAAGGCACGAGGGCTCGACCGCACCCTCTCCATCATCGGCCTCACCGCGACCCTCATCGTCGGCGTCAGTGGCTCGCTGGCCGCGCTAGGCGATACGCTCTTCCCAGCCTCCAGCCTCCGCGCTGCCTTCGCGCAAGACCTCAGCGCCAACTCCCCGTGGCTCCTGCGCCTGCGCGGCATCCATCCGCTCAGCGCCTTTGTGGCTACGGCCTTCGTGCTCTGGCTGCTGGCCCGCGCGCGGCGAGAGAGCCGCTCTACCAAGTGGATCCTCGGCCTGCTGGCGCTCCAGATCATCCTGGGCTTTCTCGATGTCGTTCTGCTCGCCCCCACCTGGTTGCAGGTCGTCCATCTCCTCGGAGCCGATCTCTTTTGGGTCGCCCTGGTCGTGCTCTGCGCGCAGGTGGTCTGGCCGGACGACGCGCCCCAACTCCGCACCATCTAG
- the queF gene encoding preQ(1) synthase — MRTQNTGYTDDHAASGLDHEFPSIDTWANQFPGYEILIDDPEFTSICPKTGLPDFGILTIRYMPRKECLELKSLKEYLFHYRNLGIFQENIVNQVLNDIVKATDPVWAVVKGDFRPRGGISTTVTATYPRTEEMSRS, encoded by the coding sequence ATGCGTACTCAAAACACCGGCTATACCGACGACCATGCAGCATCCGGGCTCGATCATGAGTTTCCCTCGATCGATACTTGGGCGAACCAGTTTCCAGGGTACGAGATCCTGATCGACGACCCGGAGTTTACGTCGATCTGCCCGAAGACCGGGCTGCCCGACTTCGGGATACTCACGATCCGCTATATGCCGCGGAAGGAGTGCCTGGAGCTGAAGTCGCTGAAGGAGTACCTGTTCCACTACCGCAACCTGGGGATCTTTCAGGAGAACATCGTCAACCAGGTGTTGAACGATATCGTGAAGGCGACGGACCCGGTCTGGGCGGTGGTGAAGGGTGACTTCCGGCCCCGGGGTGGAATCTCGACGACAGTGACGGCGACGTATCCCCGCACGGAAGAGATGTCTCGGTCGTAA
- the proC gene encoding pyrroline-5-carboxylate reductase — protein sequence MNETGYEAAVPAPLMPGVRVAVLGAGKMGGILLQAFLRNNLLAADQIIATVQHPDRALAMSAQYGVETTTDNLAAAQFADVIILGVKPTQVPALLATIKPALTPEKIIISIAASVTVGSIEAAAGCELAVVRAMPNTPSMLSAGMTALCGGRFCSVEQMTIAQRMFNTVGRTVVVDEKHMDAVTGLSGSGPAFLYIIIEALAEAGVNVGLPRDVATLLAAQTTLGSARMVLETGYHPALLKDAVTTPAGCTVDGILELEEGGLRVTLIKAVKRATQRAKELAAG from the coding sequence ATGAACGAAACAGGATACGAAGCAGCAGTTCCCGCGCCCCTGATGCCCGGCGTGCGCGTAGCGGTTCTGGGAGCCGGTAAGATGGGCGGCATCCTCCTCCAGGCCTTCCTCCGCAATAACCTGCTGGCCGCCGACCAGATCATCGCCACGGTCCAGCACCCGGACCGCGCCCTGGCCATGTCCGCGCAGTACGGCGTCGAGACCACCACCGATAACCTCGCCGCGGCCCAGTTCGCCGACGTCATCATCCTCGGCGTCAAGCCGACTCAGGTTCCGGCGCTGCTCGCCACCATTAAGCCCGCGCTGACGCCCGAGAAGATCATCATCTCCATCGCCGCCTCGGTCACGGTCGGCTCCATCGAGGCCGCCGCCGGGTGTGAGCTGGCAGTCGTCCGCGCCATGCCTAATACACCGTCCATGCTCTCCGCCGGTATGACCGCCCTCTGCGGCGGCCGCTTCTGCTCGGTCGAGCAGATGACCATCGCCCAGCGCATGTTCAACACCGTCGGCCGCACCGTCGTGGTGGACGAGAAGCACATGGACGCGGTCACGGGCCTCTCCGGCTCCGGCCCGGCCTTCCTCTACATCATCATCGAGGCGTTGGCCGAAGCTGGCGTCAACGTGGGCCTGCCCCGTGACGTGGCCACGCTCCTCGCCGCCCAGACCACCCTCGGCTCGGCCCGCATGGTGCTCGAGACCGGCTACCACCCCGCGCTGCTCAAGGACGCCGTCACGACGCCCGCAGGCTGCACGGTCGATGGCATCCTCGAACTCGAAGAGGGCGGTCTGCGCGTCACCCTCATCAAGGCTGTCAAGCGAGCCACCCAGCGGGCAAAGGAGCTCGCCGCAGGGTAA
- a CDS encoding type II secretion system protein, with amino-acid sequence MTGPGKGRGRDDAGLTLVELIITVSIVAILATAALPIARFQVKRVKERELRADLWMLRDAIDHYKDAADKGGMQTKADSFNYPPDLETLVTGVEIQTKKVKFLRKIPVDPMTGNAEWSLRANQDDPESDSWGGQNVFDVHSKSSGTALDGTKYSTW; translated from the coding sequence ATGACCGGACCAGGCAAAGGACGGGGGAGAGACGATGCAGGCCTGACGCTGGTGGAGCTGATTATTACGGTCTCCATCGTGGCGATCCTGGCGACGGCGGCGCTGCCGATCGCCAGGTTTCAGGTGAAGCGGGTGAAGGAGCGGGAGCTGAGGGCCGACCTCTGGATGCTGCGGGACGCCATCGACCACTACAAGGACGCGGCGGACAAGGGCGGGATGCAGACCAAGGCGGACTCGTTCAACTATCCGCCAGATCTCGAGACGCTGGTGACGGGGGTCGAGATTCAGACCAAGAAGGTGAAGTTTCTGCGCAAGATTCCGGTGGACCCGATGACAGGCAATGCGGAGTGGAGCCTGCGGGCGAACCAGGACGATCCTGAGTCGGACTCGTGGGGCGGGCAGAACGTCTTCGATGTGCATAGCAAGAGCAGCGGAACGGCGTTGGACGGGACGAAGTACTCGACATGGTGA
- a CDS encoding prepilin-type N-terminal cleavage/methylation domain-containing protein, whose protein sequence is MVRTKAQFGESSGADGFTLIELMIVMTIIALLSAIAIPSFTHNVKVAREAVLREDLHTLRGAIDSYTYDKQKAPQSLDDLVQAGYLKAMPVDPITHRNDTWQTSQTDTLMSIDQTQPGIDDVHSGAQDISTDGSSYNSW, encoded by the coding sequence ATGGTGAGGACGAAGGCACAATTCGGGGAGAGTAGCGGCGCAGATGGCTTTACGCTGATCGAGTTGATGATCGTGATGACGATCATCGCGCTGCTGTCGGCGATCGCGATTCCATCCTTCACGCATAACGTGAAGGTTGCGCGAGAAGCTGTTCTGCGCGAAGACCTTCACACGCTGCGTGGAGCCATCGACAGCTACACCTACGACAAGCAGAAAGCGCCGCAGTCTCTGGATGACCTGGTGCAGGCGGGTTACCTGAAGGCAATGCCGGTAGACCCGATCACGCACCGGAACGACACCTGGCAGACCTCGCAGACCGACACGCTGATGAGTATTGACCAGACGCAGCCGGGAATCGACGACGTACACTCTGGCGCGCAGGATATCTCGACAGACGGCAGCTCGTACAATAGCTGGTAG